A portion of the Flavobacterium limnophilum genome contains these proteins:
- a CDS encoding GxxExxY protein, which translates to MSDNNEYYYKKDENYTIVGLCMEVHRILGPGLLEIVYKDALEIEFKNHNIPYIREKKYDVEYKGFILPHNFYADFVVYEDIILEVKSVKEVTNEHLSRTLNYMKLADTPIGIIVNFQNKSLTHKRLISN; encoded by the coding sequence ATGAGTGACAATAATGAATATTATTATAAAAAAGATGAAAACTATACAATTGTTGGTTTGTGCATGGAAGTCCATCGGATTTTAGGTCCTGGATTACTAGAAATAGTTTATAAAGACGCATTAGAAATAGAATTTAAAAATCATAACATTCCATATATTAGAGAGAAAAAATATGACGTTGAATATAAAGGATTCATTCTTCCTCATAATTTTTATGCCGATTTCGTTGTTTATGAAGATATAATTTTAGAGGTGAAATCTGTCAAAGAAGTAACTAATGAACATCTTTCGAGAACATTAAATTACATGAAACTAGCAGATACTCCAATTGGAATTATTGTAAATTTTCAAAACAAATCATTAACTCACAAAAGACTGATTAGCAATTAA
- a CDS encoding LptE family protein: protein MKHLHYLLALLLLLNLSSCSVYNFTGTGKIDAKTFQVSFFPNNAELIEPGIDRTFTLELQDLIQNQTNLNLVKTGGDLAYEGEIVDYRISPMTATADQQASQNRLTIRVNVRFTNKKKETDDFEKTFDFYYDYPAAQQLKGETLNKAIKEIFDRITQDIFNESLAKW, encoded by the coding sequence ATGAAGCACCTACACTATCTCCTTGCCCTTCTATTGCTCTTAAATCTAAGCAGTTGTTCGGTTTACAACTTCACTGGAACTGGCAAAATAGACGCCAAAACTTTTCAGGTAAGTTTTTTTCCCAACAATGCCGAGTTGATTGAACCGGGAATTGACCGGACTTTTACCTTGGAATTACAAGACCTTATCCAAAACCAAACGAATTTAAATTTGGTTAAAACTGGAGGTGATTTAGCCTACGAAGGAGAAATTGTAGATTACAGAATAAGCCCAATGACCGCAACTGCCGATCAGCAAGCTTCGCAAAACAGATTGACCATCAGGGTAAATGTTCGCTTTACCAACAAAAAGAAAGAAACCGATGATTTCGAAAAAACATTCGATTTCTATTATGATTATCCCGCAGCCCAACAACTGAAAGGAGAAACTTTAAACAAAGCCATAAAAGAAATTTTCGACAGAATAACACAAGACATCTTTAATGAATCATTGGCAAAATGGTAA
- the miaB gene encoding tRNA (N6-isopentenyl adenosine(37)-C2)-methylthiotransferase MiaB — protein MEKIIDENKQGESLVLEYKPENTKKLFIESYGCAMNFSDSEIVASILSSNGYNTTQVLEEADLVLVNTCSIRDKAEQTIRKRLEKYNAVKRINPKMKVGVLGCMAERLKSQFLEEEKIVDLVVGPDAYKDLPNLLAEVEDGRDAINVILSKDETYGDISPVRLNSNGVSAFVSITRGCDNMCTFCVVPFTRGRERSREPQSIMKEIQDLHDRGFKEITLLGQNVDSYLWYGGGLKKDFVNASEMQKATSVDFDQLLEMAAVGFPKMRIRFSTSNPQDMHESVLHVIAKHDNICKHIHLPVQSGSDRILKAMNRLHTREEYMTLVDKIRTIIPNCSITQDMISGFPTETEEDHQDTLSLMNHVKYSFGYMYAYSERPGTLAERKMEDDVPEPDKMRRLQEIVDLQREHSAIRTQEFVGQIVEVLVEKVSKKSENDWSGRNSQSIVVVFPKENYKIGEFVNVKITSCTSGTLKGEAVGLSEMN, from the coding sequence ATGGAAAAGATTATTGACGAAAACAAACAAGGCGAAAGTCTTGTATTGGAATACAAACCCGAGAATACCAAGAAACTCTTTATAGAAAGCTACGGCTGTGCGATGAATTTTTCCGACAGCGAAATCGTGGCTTCCATCCTATCCTCGAACGGATATAACACTACCCAAGTTTTGGAAGAAGCCGATTTGGTTTTGGTCAATACCTGTTCCATTCGTGACAAAGCCGAACAAACTATTCGGAAACGATTGGAAAAATACAATGCCGTGAAACGCATCAATCCAAAAATGAAGGTAGGGGTTTTGGGTTGCATGGCAGAACGCTTGAAAAGCCAATTCTTGGAAGAAGAAAAAATTGTTGACCTTGTGGTTGGACCCGATGCGTACAAAGATTTGCCGAATTTATTGGCAGAGGTCGAAGACGGTCGCGATGCCATCAACGTGATTTTGTCGAAAGACGAAACTTATGGCGATATTTCTCCCGTTCGATTGAATTCGAATGGCGTTTCGGCTTTTGTTTCCATTACCCGTGGTTGCGACAACATGTGCACTTTTTGTGTGGTTCCTTTCACTCGCGGAAGAGAACGCAGCCGTGAACCGCAAAGTATCATGAAGGAAATCCAGGATTTGCACGACAGGGGATTCAAGGAAATCACGCTTCTGGGACAAAACGTGGACAGTTATTTATGGTATGGCGGCGGACTGAAAAAAGATTTTGTCAACGCCAGCGAAATGCAAAAAGCAACTTCGGTTGACTTCGACCAATTACTGGAAATGGCGGCTGTTGGTTTTCCAAAAATGCGTATCCGATTTTCGACTTCCAATCCGCAAGACATGCACGAAAGCGTTTTGCACGTGATCGCCAAACACGACAATATTTGCAAACACATTCATTTGCCTGTTCAATCCGGAAGTGATAGAATACTGAAAGCAATGAATCGTTTGCACACTCGGGAAGAATACATGACTTTGGTGGACAAAATCAGGACTATCATCCCAAATTGTTCGATTACGCAAGACATGATTTCCGGTTTTCCTACCGAAACCGAAGAAGATCATCAAGATACCTTGAGCTTGATGAATCACGTGAAATATAGTTTTGGCTACATGTACGCCTACTCGGAACGTCCGGGAACATTGGCCGAACGCAAAATGGAAGATGATGTTCCAGAACCAGACAAAATGCGTCGTTTACAGGAAATCGTGGATTTGCAAAGAGAGCACAGCGCCATAAGAACCCAGGAATTTGTTGGACAAATTGTGGAAGTCTTGGTAGAAAAAGTTTCCAAAAAATCAGAAAACGATTGGTCAGGAAGAAATTCGCAAAGTATTGTGGTGGTTTTTCCAAAAGAGAATTATAAAATCGGGGAATTTGTAAACGTAAAAATCACGAGTTGCACCAGCGGCACTTTAAAAGGGGAAGCGGTTGGTTTGAGCGAGATGAATTAA
- a CDS encoding sigma-54 interaction domain-containing protein, translated as METVQSIKQRFEIIGNDPKLNRAIEKAIQVAPTDISVLVVGESGVGKESIPKIIHSLSHRKHGKYIAVNCGAIPEGTIDSELFGHEKGSFTGATSTREGYFEVASGGTIFLDEVGELPLTTQVRLLRVLENGEFIKVGSSQVQKTDVRIVAATNVNLFDAIEKGKFREDLYYRLSTVDITLPPLRDRKDDIHLLFRKFAADFAQKYKMPPIKLDDSAVQLLQKFRWSGNIRQLRNVAEQISVLETNRDITANTLQSYLPTTEGSNLPSVIKDRKSESDFNTEREILYKVLFDMKSDLHDLKKLTLELMQNGGAKVQEANSHLIKKIYGNKEDDSEIDFEEEPRTAVITTPTSVANYQVPEDNYQFAESIEEEEVLRLEQKEIEMIKKSLEKNKGKRKMAADELGISERTLYRKIKQFDL; from the coding sequence ATGGAAACAGTTCAATCAATAAAACAACGATTCGAGATTATCGGGAATGACCCGAAACTCAATCGCGCGATAGAAAAAGCGATTCAGGTGGCGCCAACCGATATTTCGGTATTGGTTGTAGGGGAAAGCGGCGTTGGAAAAGAAAGTATTCCAAAAATTATCCATTCGCTTTCGCACAGAAAACACGGAAAATATATTGCCGTAAACTGTGGCGCCATTCCGGAAGGAACCATTGACAGCGAACTTTTTGGTCACGAGAAAGGTTCATTTACAGGAGCAACCTCAACCCGTGAAGGTTATTTTGAAGTGGCCAGCGGTGGAACTATTTTCTTGGACGAAGTGGGTGAATTACCTTTGACAACCCAAGTTAGATTACTTCGTGTTTTGGAAAACGGCGAATTTATAAAAGTAGGTTCTTCACAAGTACAAAAAACTGACGTAAGAATTGTGGCTGCCACCAACGTGAATTTGTTTGACGCCATCGAAAAAGGAAAATTCCGCGAAGATTTGTACTATCGTTTGAGCACCGTGGACATAACCTTGCCTCCATTGCGCGATCGCAAAGACGACATCCATTTATTGTTTAGAAAATTTGCGGCCGATTTTGCCCAAAAATATAAAATGCCTCCTATTAAACTAGATGATTCTGCCGTTCAATTACTGCAAAAATTTCGCTGGAGCGGAAACATTCGCCAGTTGCGAAACGTGGCCGAACAAATCTCGGTTTTGGAAACCAATCGCGATATTACGGCAAACACTTTGCAATCGTATTTGCCAACTACAGAAGGAAGTAATTTGCCTTCGGTCATCAAAGACAGGAAAAGCGAGAGCGATTTCAATACCGAAAGAGAAATCTTGTACAAAGTGCTTTTTGACATGAAAAGCGATTTGCACGATTTGAAAAAACTGACTTTGGAATTGATGCAAAACGGTGGGGCGAAAGTTCAAGAGGCCAATTCGCATCTCATCAAAAAAATCTACGGCAACAAAGAAGACGATAGTGAAATAGATTTTGAAGAAGAACCAAGAACAGCCGTTATCACGACTCCAACGAGCGTTGCCAACTATCAAGTTCCGGAAGACAATTATCAATTTGCCGAAAGTATCGAAGAGGAAGAAGTCCTGAGATTAGAGCAAAAAGAGATTGAAATGATCAAAAAATCTTTGGAGAAAAATAAAGGAAAACGAAAAATGGCAGCCGATGAATTGGGCATTTCCGAAAGAACACTTTACCGAAAAATAAAACAGTTTGATCTTTAA
- a CDS encoding HNH endonuclease, producing MSYNELLNDQRWKTKRNQILVRDKHTCQRCGISPSSNFNAKSFKLGTNFQTNFSVEYINEDSNTKIIRLVKNTGQEIICKTSLSEYQINLTTEYIILVNFAIENFIKYPYNGATVNNLKHNIFISPGTNSALIKALENHKSTLAIDLEGIWFVEKKNQEEFAKNSQALHVHHKCYRKKYEIWNQDDDDYVSLCNVCHQIVHINQLIPYYDEVGRIYQYMKPCPRCNGKRVLECYKHVQNGICFQCKGEGVFMT from the coding sequence ATGAGCTATAACGAATTACTAAACGATCAGAGATGGAAAACTAAAAGAAATCAAATTTTGGTTAGAGATAAACATACTTGCCAACGTTGTGGCATAAGTCCAAGTTCAAATTTTAACGCTAAATCATTTAAACTAGGAACAAATTTTCAAACCAACTTTAGTGTAGAATATATTAATGAAGATTCAAATACAAAAATAATCCGTTTGGTAAAAAATACAGGACAAGAAATTATATGCAAAACATCTCTCTCAGAATATCAAATTAATTTAACGACAGAATATATAATTTTAGTTAATTTCGCAATTGAAAACTTCATTAAATACCCATACAATGGAGCTACAGTAAATAATTTAAAACATAATATTTTCATTTCTCCAGGAACAAATTCAGCTTTAATTAAAGCTTTAGAAAATCATAAATCAACTCTAGCGATAGATTTGGAAGGCATTTGGTTTGTTGAGAAAAAAAACCAAGAAGAATTTGCCAAAAATTCCCAAGCACTGCACGTTCATCATAAATGTTATAGAAAAAAATATGAGATTTGGAATCAAGATGATGACGATTATGTCTCACTTTGTAATGTTTGTCATCAAATTGTTCATATAAATCAACTAATTCCGTATTATGATGAAGTTGGTAGAATTTATCAATATATGAAACCTTGTCCAAGGTGTAATGGGAAAAGAGTATTAGAATGCTATAAGCACGTTCAGAACGGGATATGCTTCCAATGCAAGGGCGAAGGAGTTTTTATGACATAA
- a CDS encoding tetratricopeptide repeat protein, which yields MNVTDYTYLINKPDAINEKQTDDLARVLDEFPYFQSARALRLKGLYNQNSFKYNYALKVTAAHTTDRTILFDFITSDTFAAIQKGFYDKNISHLLDISVVDFEVLQPEIKLEPKVNSIEQSILTSIKEASEAEENTKIAIEKLDIGKPLDFSANEKHSFKEWLQLARIEPIIREKENTNIPETALLDEEKKKKAELIDKFIELNPKISPAKQSSTSITFAESNKTDTSYLMTETLARVYLEQKKYQKAIQAYEILILKYPEKSSFFADRISDIEILQQNNNK from the coding sequence ATGAACGTAACCGATTATACATATTTAATTAACAAACCCGATGCCATCAACGAAAAGCAAACGGATGATTTAGCAAGAGTGCTGGATGAATTTCCGTATTTTCAAAGCGCCAGGGCTTTGCGGTTGAAAGGACTCTATAATCAAAATAGCTTTAAGTACAATTACGCTTTAAAAGTTACTGCCGCACATACCACAGACAGAACTATTTTATTCGATTTTATTACTTCAGATACTTTTGCGGCCATTCAAAAAGGGTTTTATGACAAAAATATATCGCACCTTTTGGACATCAGCGTGGTTGATTTCGAGGTTCTCCAGCCCGAAATAAAACTGGAACCAAAAGTAAACAGCATAGAACAATCCATACTTACTTCCATAAAAGAAGCTTCGGAAGCAGAAGAAAACACAAAAATAGCGATCGAGAAACTGGACATTGGAAAACCTTTGGATTTTTCGGCGAACGAAAAACATTCCTTTAAAGAATGGCTACAACTCGCTAGAATTGAGCCTATAATAAGAGAAAAAGAAAACACAAACATTCCTGAAACTGCACTATTAGACGAAGAAAAGAAGAAAAAAGCCGAATTGATTGACAAATTTATCGAATTGAATCCAAAAATTTCTCCCGCTAAACAAAGTTCAACTTCTATAACCTTCGCAGAATCAAACAAAACGGATACTTCCTACTTGATGACCGAGACTTTGGCTCGGGTTTATTTGGAACAAAAAAAATATCAAAAAGCAATTCAAGCTTATGAAATATTAATTTTGAAATATCCAGAAAAAAGTAGTTTCTTTGCAGACCGTATTTCGGATATTGAGATTTTACAACAAAATAATAATAAATAA